Genomic DNA from Turicibacter faecis:
GCTTAGAAAAATGATAACCAATAATTTTCTTTGAATGTAAATCGGTGACTGAAGCCAAGTAGTACCAACCTTCTTTTTGAACGTGAATATAAGTGATATCCGATACACGTTTTTGATTAATTGAAGTCTTCGAAAAGTCCTGTTCTAGAATATTATGATGCTCTAAAACAAGTT
This window encodes:
- a CDS encoding DDE-type integrase/transposase/recombinase, with amino-acid sequence MNEIGWINLDYSKEIYPYKKPKKLVLEHHNILEQDFSKTSINQKRVSDITYIHVQKEGWYYLASVTDLHSKKIIGYHFSKQMTTDVIIQA